The bacterium genome includes the window TGAAAAAGGGGGGAAGGGGGGATTTAAAGCGATGGAGTTGAGCACAATGCACCGAAGCCAAAACCGCGGTGCTTTTTCAAATCCCCCCTGGCCCCCCTTTTTCAAAGGGGGGAATAGGGAGTTCTCGCGATGAGCTGGAAAATTTTTCTCGCCGAGAAATACCTGCGCAGCCCCGCCAAGCGCGGCATTCGCCTGGTTTTGCGCCTGGCGGTTTTCGGCGTGGCCTTGGGCGTGGCGACCCTGACTTTGACTCAATCGGTGATGAGCGGCTTCGAAAAAGTCTTCCGCGAAAGCATCCTGGGCTTCAACGCCCATCTGGTGCTGCTCAAGCAGGGTGAGATGGAAGACATCCCGGCCGAGGAAAAAGCCATCCAGGCGAAGCTCGGAGCCGATTATCGCGGCGGCACTCCATTTTTGTACAGGGAAGGCCTTCTCGTCGCCAAGGGCCGCGTTAAAGGCGCGGTTTTGAAGGGAATCGATCCCTTGACCTTTAACAGGGTCTATGCTGTAAAGGTGCGCCCTTTCAGCAGGACGCAAGTACCCGCAAAGATTGAAGATCTGCTGAAAACCGACAAGGGTCTTCCGGCGCTGGTTTTAGGTTCGGATCTGGCGAAAGAGCTCGAGGTCGAAGGACTCGGCAGCACGCTGAAGATTTTTCTTCCGAAGCGCGGCGCCGAAAAAGGCGGCGAAGAAAATTTCCGGACCTTCGAGGTGACTGGAGTTTTCAGCACCGGTCTTTACGAATACGACCACGGCTTCGCTTTCGTCGATTTGCAGACTCTGCAAGGCTTGCTGGAGGCGGAAGGGCGGGCCAGCGGGATCGAAATGGTGATTCGGGATCCCGCCGCGGCCGAAGCGATCGCCGAGAATTTGGAAGCCGGGCTGAGCCCGGCTTATCAGGCGGTAAGCTGGCAGCGATTGAATGGGCCGCTTTTTTCGGCGCTGCACAAAGAGCGGCTGATGTTCTTGATCATCATGGCGATGGTGGTGGCGGTGGCCTCCTTCAACATCGTCGGAGTGCTTCTCCTGATGATCTTCGACAAGGCCCGGGAGATTTCGATCCTCCGCTCCTTGGGCGCCACGGTCGGCGGGCTCCAGCGGGTCTTCGCCTACCAGGGTTTGGCGATCGGAGCGGTCGGCGGGATTTTGGGAATTGGATTGGGCGCCGGAATCGCTTGGTTGGTCCAAAGGACCGAGTGGCTGAAGTTGGAGAAGGAAGTTTATCTCGTGGAGCGCCTGCCGGTCGAATGGTCGCCGGAGGTGGCGCTGACGGTTGGAGCGGTCACCCTGGCGGTGACTTTGGTCGCAAGCCTGGTCGGGGTTTCTCGGCTGAAGCGCAGCGGACTGGATTTGTAAGAATGGCGGTGCAGATCGAAGCGAGAAACCTCCACAAGAGCTACGGCGAAGGCGCCGAGCGGGTGGAGGTGTTGAAAGGCCTCGATCTGGACATCGAAGCCGGCGAAGCGCTGGCGGTGCTGGGGGCCTCGGGGGCCGGAAAGTCGACTTTGCTGCATCTCTTGGGCACCTTGGATAAACCCAGCGAAGGCCGGGTGACGTTCGAGGGTGTCGACTGGTTTCAGCGCCGCGACGCCGAGCTGAGCGGGTTCCGCAACCGGACGATGGGTTTCGTTTTCCAGTTTCACCATCTGCTACCGATGCTGAGCGCCCTCGAGAACGTCATGCTCCCGGGCTTGATCGGGGGCCAGCCCAAGGCCGAGGCCGCGGCGGCCGCCGAAGCTCTGTTGGCCAAGGTCGGTTTGAAAGACCGGTTGAAGCACCGGCCCTCGGAGTTGTCCGGCGGCGAGCAGCAGCGGGTCGCCATCGCCCGGGCCCTGGTCATGAAGCCCAAGGTGCTCTTTGCCGACGAGCCCACCGGCAACCTCGACAGCCGAACCGGCGACGAGGTGGCCGACCTGATGTTAGACCTGCACGACGAACGCCGCATGACTTTGGTGATCGTCACCCACAATGAAAGGTTGGCCCAAAGGCTACCGCGGGGCGTCCGAATGGCAGACGGACGAGTCACCCGGTTCGAAAAGCATCCATGAAGAGAGTTTTATTTTTCCTGATTATTGGGTTTTTCGCGGCGGCCCCGGCTTGGGGGCAGGAGCGAATCGCCGACATCGCGGTCCAGGGTAACCGAACCATCGAATCCCAGCTCATCCTTTCGCAGATTCATTCGCAGAAAGGCGGCGTCTACTCGCGGGAGCTGGTCAGCGAGGACGTGGCCCGGATCTACAAGCTCGGCTTCTTCGAGGACGTCGAGGTCGACAAGTCCTCGGCCGCCGGCGGGGTCAAGCTGACCTTCCTGGTCATCGAGAAGGAGCCGATCGAGAAGATCGTCATCGAGGGCAACAAGAAGGTCGGCGAGAACAAGATCCGCGAGGCGATCACGGTCAAGGTCAATGCGCCGCCCGACAACAAAAAGATCGCCCAGTCGATCGAGGCGATCAAGGAGATCTACAGCAAGGAAGGTTACGGCGGGACGGTGATCCAGACCGAGACCCATGGCAAGAACTTGGTCTTCAAGATCAAGGAGACCAAGGGCGAGGTCGTCAAAGGCATCAACTTCGAGGGCAACACCGTCTTCAGCGACCGCAAGCTTCGCGGCATGATCCGCACCAAGAAGAAAAATTTCCTCTCCTTCCTGACCGGGTCCGGCAAATATCAGGAAGAGCTGGTCGACCAGGACATCGCCCTGATCACCTACAACTACCTCAACAAGGGCTACATGAAGATCCGGGTGGGTCAGCCCAAGGTCGAATATTCCTCGGAGAAGGAAGGGCTCATCCTGACCTATTTCATCGATGAGGGCGATCCTTACCGCATCGGCAACATCAGCTTCTCGGGCGACATCCTGACGACCAAGGAAGAGCTCTTCACCAAGCTCGACACGATGAAGGGCAACCTTTACAGCCAAAAGATCATGGAGGGCGACCTCCAAAAGCTGACCGAGTTCTACGGCAACCAAGGCTATGCCTTCGCCAACATCAACCCCGAGACCAACTTGGACGACGCCTCCAAGACCGCCGATATCAATTTCGCGGTCGACAAGGGGCAGCGGGTCTACATCGAGCGGATCAACATCACCGGCAACACGATCACCCGCGACAAGGTCATCCGGCGCGAGCTGCGGGTGGTGGAGAACAGCCTCTACAACGAAAGCTTGGTCCGCTTGTCCAAGCGCAAGCTCGAGCAGCTCGGCTTCTTCGAAACGGTCGAGGTTTCGACGCCGCGCGGCTCCTCCGACGACAAGCTGGTCCTCAATATCAACGTCAAGGAGAAGCCGACTGGGACCTTCAGCGTCGGCGCCGGTTTCAGCTCGGCCGAGAGCTTCCTCTTCACGGCCTCGGTTTCGAAGAACAACTTCATGGGTTTGGGCATCAATGGGTCGATCAACGCCGAGCTGTCGGGCAAGCGCCAGCAGTTCTCGGTCATGTACACCGACCCTTATTTCCTCGACAGCAACTGGATCCTCCAGGTCAACGGATTCCGGATCACCAGCAACTACGAGGACTTCCGCCGTAAATCCTTCGGCGGTGAGATCGACTTCGGCCGCCGCATCTTCGATTTCAGCTCCTTTAGCGTGGGTTATCGGATCGAGGACGTCAGCCTCGACGACTTCGATCTGATCGTTCCCGAGTTCTTCCGGTTGAACGCCGACGGCCTCTCCTCGAGCTTGGTCGCCCAGATCAACCGCGACACCCGAAACAACCCGATCATCACGACCAAGGGAACCTATTTCAACGGCACCATGGAATACGCCGGCAACGGCCTGGGCGGCGACGTCGATTTCCTTCGGCTTTCCGGCAATGCCCGGGTCTTTGTCCCGCTCTGGAAGAACTCGGTCCTCAAGTTCAACGGCCGGATCGGCTGGATTAAATCGCTGAACGATGAACCGGTTCCGCTTTTCGAGCGTTTCTTCACCGGTGGTATCAATAGCTTGCGCGGTTATGAGTTCCGGTCGGTCGGCCCCAGCATCACCATTCCCGATGGAATCACCGGAAAAGACCAGGATTTCGTCTATGGCGGAAATAAAATGCTGATCTTTAACCTCGAGTATGAGTTCCCCATCTATGACGCGGCCGGCTTCCGGGGGGTCGTGTTCGTCGATGCCGGCAACGCCTACGCCGAGGACGAGGATATGAACCCTCTCAAGATGCGGGCCGATTTCGGGGCCGGGGTTCGTTGGCTGTCGCCTTTTGGCCCCTTGCGCTTCGAATGGGGCTTCCCGTTCAAGCGCCATGAAGGCGAAAAACGAAGCGTGTTCAATTTCACGATCGGGTCATTTTTTTAGGTAGCCGAACGCTTGGACTTGTGCCAAACGTCCGCTGAACAATCCCTTGGTTCCTTGAAGGAGGACGAGACGATATGAAACGATGGAAGTACTTGCTGGCCGCGGTTTTACTATTTTCGATGCACGCCGTGGCCCAGGCCCAAGCGCTCAAGATCGGCTTGGTCGATTTCCAAAAAGCCCTCAATGACGTCGAAGAGGGCAAGCGCGCCAAGGCTCAGCTCAAGGCCCAATTCGACCAGAAGCAAAACGCCCTCACCGCCAAGCAGGATTCGCTCAAGGCTCTCAAGGACCAGCTCGAAAACCAACGAGCCGCCCTCAGCGCCGAGGCCTTCAAGGCCAAGGAAGCGGAGTACCGCGACAAGTTCCTCGATCTGCAAAAGACCCTCGGCCAATTCCGCAACGAGATCGCCACCAAGGAAGCTGAGCTCACCCAGAGCATCATCGTTCGCCTCCGCGGCGCCGTCCAATCGGTCGGCCAAAAGGGCGGCTACAACCTGATCTTCGAAACCTCCCAAGACGCCGTGCTTTACGCGCCGGGAGCCACCGATCTCACCGCCCAGGTGATCCAGGCCTTCAACTCCGGCGGCGGAGGAGCGGCCAAGTAGGATGACGGTCCGCCCGGAACTGCTCGAAATTTTAGTATGCCCGCGTTGCCGGGCTAAGGTAAGCTACGACACGGGAAAGCAGGGGATTGTCTGCAAGCATTGCGAATTGCTCTACCCGGTGCAAGGCGACATCCCGGTCATGCTGGAAGACGAAGCTTTCCCCCTAAGAGAGGGAGGTTCGTCCATGTCCGGAGGGAAGCGCGTCGTTGCCGTTTTCGAGATCACCGAGGGCAAGAACAAGGGCCAGGTCGTCAAATTGCCCGAGGGAACCTGCAAGGCCATCGGCCGCAGCCTCGACGACATCAACAAGACTCAAGTTTTCAGCATGGATTTCACGATGTCGCTCGATGACTTCACCAAGAAGCTCATCATGAACTACATCGCCAAGAAGTCCCCCCAGGACAAGAAGATCAACCAGGAGGCCTCGACCGACACCATCGGGAATTTCAAGCGCCTCCCCGACCTGGTTCTGGACGACCCGGCGATCTCCCGCCTCCACGCCATGATTTTTCACGACAGCAACGGCGCCGGCGTCCTCGACCTGGTCAGCAAGAACGGCACCTTCGTCAACGGCGAGGAGGTCGAGTCCAAAAGCCTCCAAAACGGCGACTTGGTCGAGGTCGGCGGCACCAAGATGGTCTTTGCCTACAAATAAAATCCCCAAGCATTTCGCATAATTTTGTTCGCTTGCTCCTGAGCTGGTCTACGGGTTAGATCTTTTCCTCTCCCGCAGGGGAGAGGGTAGCAAGGAGCGAAGATGATCAAGAGTATGACCGGGTACGGCATCGCCCAGGGCAAGGTGGGGGATCGCCGGGTCGTGGTGGAGACCAAGAGCGTCAATCACAAGTTTTGCGAGGTCAACCTACGGCTGTCGCCCCGCTTCTCCTTCCTCGAAGGCAAGATTTCCGAAGCCGCCAAAATTTTTTTCTCCCGGGGCCGCATCGACATCCTGGTCAAGGAAGAGCCCGGCGCTGTCCGCGAGGTTCCCGCCCGGGTCGATTTGGCGAAGCTCAAGGCCTACCATAAAACCCTGAAGGAAGCGGCCAAGAGCCTCAAGATCGGCGAGGAGGTCGGCTTGAACGTGCTCCTGACCTTGCCCGACGTCGTCATTACCGAAGAGGAAGAAGACCTCGAGAAGCTGTGGAAACAGCTCGAGGTCCTGCTTAAGAAATCCTTCGCCGCCCTCGAGAAAATGCGGGAGCGGGAAGGCGAGGGCATCCTGCGCTTCCTGAAATCGGAGATCGGAATCCTCGACCGCGAAGTGAAGGTCATCGTCGGCAAAGTGCCCGACAACGTCGAGCACCACCGCCGCCAGCTCGAGGAGCGGATCGCCAAGCTGGCCCAGGGCGTCGAGCTCGATCCCCAGCGCCTCGCCCAAGAGGTGGCCTATTTCGTCGACCGCACCGACATCAGCGAGGAGCTGCAGCGGCTCCAGCATCATTTCGGGCATTTCCACGAGATCCTCCGGGAGTCGGGACCGCTCGGCCGCAAGCTCGATTTCCTGCTTCAAGAGATGAACCGCGAGGCCAACACCCTGAGCGCCAAGGCCCAAAGCGCCGAGATTTCCCAGCGGGTGGTCAACTGCAAGCACAGTTTGGAGAAGATAAGGGAGCAGGTGCAGAACGTGGAGTGATGTCGAGGCTCTGCAAGGCAGATATGAAGGAAAGCCATCAAAGAAAAGGCCGCCTATTCGTCGTTTCGGGGGCTTCCGGCACCGGGAAAACCACCCTTTGCCGCGATTTAGAGCGGGAAATGGGGCTTTTTTTCTCGGTCAGCGCCACCACCCGCCCGCCGCGGGCCGGCGAGGTCGAGGGCCGAGACTATCGGTTTCTCTCCCGGGCCGAATTCGATAAGATGCTGGAAAATGACCAATTTCTGGAGTGGGCCCAGGTTCACGGCCAATCCTACGGGACGCCGCGGGAGCCCATCGAAAGCCGGCTCCGGGAAGGGCACGACGTCCTGCTGGACCTCGACACTCAGGGGGCCATCCAGCTGAAGGCTCTCTATCCCGAGGCGGTGCTGATCTTCATCAAGCCCCCTTCATTGGAGGAGCTGCGCAAGCGCTTGACCAGCCGGGGGACCGATTCCCCCGAGGTCATTGCCCGGCGCATCGAGCGGGCCGAGCACGAGATCGAGCAGAGCAGCCACTACGATTATGTCGTGGAAAATCGCGACCTGGCCGAGGCCCGGCGCGAGCTAAAAGGAATCATCGCCTCCCGACGGGAGGCTTAACGCAAGGCCGGAATGCTCCGGCCGTGCAGCAAACGCTTTTTGCGAAGTGAAACAGAATCGCGCATGATCTCCAGTCAAGAACTCGTCCAATCGGTCCAAAGCTACAATCCCAAGGCCGACAGCGCCATGCTGGCGAAGGCCTACGAGTTTTCGCGCAAAGTCCACGAGGGACAGAAACGCTGCTCCGGCGATCCTTATTTCATCCACCCGGTCGAGGTCGCCGCCATCCTGGCCCAGATGCAGCTCGATGCCGCTTCGATCGCCGCCGGCCTGCTCCACGACACCGTCGAAGACACCTTGATCCCGATCGACGAGATCAAGAAGGAGTTCGGTCCCGAGATCGCCTTGCTGGTCGACGGCGTGACCAAGCTCTCCAAGATCAAATTTTCCTCGAGCGAGGAAAAGCAGGCCGAGAACTTCCGCAAGATGATGCTGGCGATGGCCGTCGACATCCGGGTGATCCTGATCAAGCTGGCCGACCGACTCAACAACATGAGGACTCTCCAGCACTTGAGCGTCGAGCGCCAGACCAAGATCGCCAAGGAGACGGTCGAGATCTACGCGCCGCTGGCCAATCGGCTCGGCATCCAGTGGATGAAAGTCGAGCTCGAGGATCTCTCGCTTCGCTACCTCAAGCCCGAGATCTACGGCTTCATCCATCACCAAGTCGACGTCGAACGCCAGCAGCGCGAGGCCTACATGGACCGGGTCCGCGAAATCGTCGAGCAGAAGCTGAAGGAGTACAATGTGTCGGCCCGGATATCGGGCCGGGTCAAGCACGTCTACAGCATCTACCGCAAGATGGAGAGCCAGAACATCGCCTTCGACCAAGTCCACGACATCCTGGCCTTTCGGATCATCGTCGACAACATCCGCCAATGCTACGAGGTCTTGGGCGTGCTCCACGAGCTATGGAAACCGGTGCCGGGCCGCTTCAAGGATTACATCGCGATGCCCAAGGTCAACAATTACCGCTCACTCCACACCACCGTCGTCTGTCTCGACGGCGAACGGGTCGAGTTTCAGATCCGGACCCTGGAGATGCACGAAATCGCGGAGAAGGGGATCGCGGCCCACTGGACCTACAAGGAAGACGGGTCGATCTCCCAGAACGACCAAGCCAAGTTCCAATGGCTTCGCGAGCTGCTCGACTTGCAGAAAGACTTGAAAGACCCGGCCGAATTCCTCGACACCGTCAAGCTCGACCTCTTCGCCACCGACGTCTACGTTTTCACGCCCAAGGGTCAGCTCAAGGAGCTGCCCTACGGCTCGACGCCGATCGATTTCGCCTTCAGCATCCACAGCGACGTCGGCAATCAGTGCGTCGGGGCCAAGGTCAACGACAAGATCGTCCCGCTCGATTATATCTTGAAGAGCGGCGACACCGTCCAGGTGCTGACTCGGAGCGGCTCCAAGCCTAACCGGGACTGGCTGCGCTTCGTCAAGACTTCCCGGGCCAAGGCCAAGATCCGGCAACAGATCCGGGACGAGCAGCGCGACCGGGCCCTCAGCCTGGGCAAGGAATTGCTGGAGAAGGAGATCGAGCACCACGGTGTGACGCCCGGCAAATACCTCAAGGAGGACAACCTGCTCCAGGCGGCGCGGGAATTCGGCCTCAAGAACGTCGAGTCGCTCATCGCCCAGGTCGGCTACGGGAAGATTTCGCCCCATCACGTGACCGTCAAGCTGCTGCCGGCCGAGTTGATGCAGAAGCCCCAAGCTCCCGAGCCGTCGCCGGCCTCCGGCGTCTTGGGCGAAATGTTCCAGAAGGTGAAGAAGCGCTCGAAGAGCGCGATCAAGGTCGGCGGCTTGAATGACGTCCTGGTGAGCATGGGCAAGTGCTGCAACCCCTTGCCCGGCGACAGCATCACCGGCTTCATCACCCGGGGCCGCGGCGTCACCGTCCACACCGTCGACTGCGCCAAGGTCATGGCCACCGATCCCGACCGCCGGGTCGAGGTCGGCTGGGACGAGTCGAGCGAGCTCAACCATCAGGCCAAGGTCCGGGCGGTCAGCGTCGACCGGCCGGGGATCTTGGCCTCGATGACCAAGACCATCAGCAACCTGGGGGTCAACATCTCCCAGGCCAACATTCGCACCAGCAACGATCAAAAGGCGATCAACATCTTCGTGCTCGACATCCGCAATCGCCATCAGCTCCAAGACGTGGTCCGAGCCTTGGAGAGCTTGGCCGGCGTCATCTCGGTCGACCAGATCCGTTCCTAGGAAGGGAATGGCATGATCACCCTCTATGCCTTAGTCGGCGTCGATCCCCATATCTTGAATTTTGCGCTGTTCCGAAAGTTCCTGGAGCATTACCGGGCGAGCGGAATTCGCGACTTCATCTTCGATCTTCACACCGGCCGGGGCGACATGGCCAAGGTGGCCGAGTATCGAGCCCTGGCCGAATCCCACGGTGCCGTCATTCGCCATGTCGTGGACGAGCCGTTCTCGGTGAAGGATCTCCAATTCCGCCTCCTGAACTCCTTGGTCCAGGAGCTCTCCGGCTCCAACCATTGGTGCCTGCCGGTGGACTCCGACGAGTTCATCAAGTTTCCCGGCGGCGACGCGGTGGCTTTTTTCGCGGAGTGCGACCGCGGCGGCTACAACGCGGTGATCGGCAATTTGCTCGACCGCTTCAGTCTCGACCCGCCCTTCGCCGAAATCGACGAAGCCAGGAGCCTCGACGAGCTTTTCCCCTGGGCTTATCCCTTGACCCGCCTGATTCGGAAGGGTTGGGACCGAAAGGTGGTGGCTTTCAAGGGCCGCTTTACGCTGATCAACGGCCATCATGGGCTGGATAGGGAGTTCGGACGCATCGCCGCACAACTCGAGTACAGCTTCTTGAACTTGGTCGATCGCTTCCGGTCAGCGCGCTTGCGGCGCTTTTTCCGGCGGGTTTATCCCTATCTGGAGTTTCCAGCTCCCGGGATTCGGCGCTGGCCCGGCCGGCTCGAGATCCACCACATGGCTTGGGATTCACTGCTGCGAGAAAAGATGATCGCCCGGCTCCAGCTGAAAGGCAGGGCGCTTCGGGAATACCACAATGTGTTGCGTTTCCTCGACGAAGCCGATCTTGGGCGCCGGCTTCGGGGTCATTTGTTGGAAAAGGTGAGTTTGGTGGCAGGATGATGAAAGCCGCTAGGCGGCTTTCGTCACTTTGCCGGAGCGCAAGCAGCGGGTGCAGACGCTGATCTTTTGCACCTTCCCTTCAAAAACCGCGCGAACCTTTTGCAAGTTGGGCTGGCTCTTGGTGTGGGACTTGTTGTTGGCGTGGCTGACGATGTTTCCGGCCAGGGCGGTTTTTTTGCAAATTTGGCACATGCGGGGCATGGTCAATCTCCTCTTTAGTGCAAGGTCCCGTTGACGTAGGGCAGCTCGGCCAGCGATTCCATCGTGATCGAAAGGTCGCGGCGCAGGCCTTCGACTTCTTCCTTCAGCATCTGGACTTCTTGGCTTTGTCGGCGATTGGTGACCAGGAGCTCGTCCATCTGTTTGAGGAGGGACTTGAGCAAGGCCTTCTGATCTTTGGGCGCCGGAGCCTTGAGCGGGACGCGTTTGGGAGCTTTTTTCATTTCCTAAGGAACCTTCTATAAGAGGCGGATGACCTAGTCGATGCCGGCCCTCTAAGTCAAGCAGGCTTTAGCCCGGCGCCAGCTAGAAGTACAGATCCAGCGTCACAAATAAAAGAAAAAACAGGCTGAGCAGCCCATTGGCTGTAAAGAACGCGGCGTTGATCCGGTGAAGCCCCTCCTGGATCAGCCAATGCTGCCAGAGCAGGAAGCCTGCGCTGACGGCGAGACCGGCCCAATAGATCCAGCCCAGACCCTGATAAAGCCCATAAGCGGCCAAAAAGCCCAAAAACAAGGCATGGAGGCCGGCGGCCAGGACCAAGGTCTTTTTGGGGCCCAGCTTGGCCGGGAGGGAGCGAAGCCCCTGGCGGCGGTCGAATTCGAGGTCTTGCAGCGCATAGAGCAGGTCGAAGCCGGCCACCCAGAGGAGCACCCCCATTCCCAGGATCAGCGAGCCCGGAGTGATGCGTCCGACCGCGGCCACCGCCGCCCCGACCGGCGCCATCCCCAGGCAAAAACCCAAGACCAACTGGGTGTAGTCGGTGAAGCGCTTGGCCAAGGAATAAAGGAAAAGCAGCAGCAGGCAGGGGGTGGCCAGGGCGAAGGCCAAGGCGTTGATTTTCCAAGCGCAAAAAACGAAACCGGCCGAGGCCGCCAAAGTTAAAAGCATTACATAAGTTTTGCTCAATAAGTTTCTGGGAATATGACGGTTTTTCGTCCTCGGATTTTCGGCGTCGAAACGGGCGTCGGCCAGCCGGTTGAAAGCCATCGCGGCGGTGCGGGCAGCCACCACGGCCAGGACGACCCAGAGCAGAAGGCCGACGCTGAAACGCCCACCGGTTTCGATCAGGAAGGAGGCCAAGGCGAAGGGCAGGGCAAAGACACTATGCGAGAATTTCACCAGCTCCAGGGTGTAGCGTACTTTGAGATAGGCTTGGGCGATCGCGCTCATGAGCGCCGAAATTAGCGCTTCCCCGCGGGCTTCGTCTCCTGTTTTTCCCGCTCCGCATTATTTTTCCGCTCCTCTTGTTCCGTTTCCTCTTGTTCGCGTCTTCGCTCGGCGTCCTTGAGGGTCTTAAAGGGAGGGAGCAGAGCGAGCAGCCGGGAATCGACCTTGGAGGAGTCCTGGACCTCGACCGCCCATCGTTCGGTGCAGCAATGAAGGGCTGGCTGGTAGATTTCCGCGACGACTTGGCCGGCCTTGTCTTTGATGGTGAAGGAAGTGCTGAGCAGCTCCAATTTGTCCGAGGTGGCGACCTCCCGGTCTTGGGCGTCGAGGATCGTATAGCGGTTGGTGAAACCGAAGTTCTGGAAGATCTCTTCCTTAATTTTGCCGATCCGCTTGCCCGAGGGATCGGTGACGGAGATGGTGGTTCCGACGCTGATCAGCTCGACCTGGCCCTTGGCCACTTCCTTTCCGGAAGCGTCGCAATATTGGAAGGCCGGCGTCAGCCGGAACCAAGGCGCACTGATTCGGCCATATCTCTTTCGATCGTCTTGGACGTGGAAGCTCATCGTCGCCGAGACCAGCTCCTCATCCAGGTAAAAGCTGGCGGGCAATTGGGGGACGTAGGCGCCGGCCGCGATCCGGCCGCCGATCAGGCCCTTGGCTTGATCGAGGGCGCCGGGAGAAAAGAGCGAGCGGTGCTTCGGCTCTCCCCAATAACCTTCAAGCTCGCGGATCGAGGATCTTTGATTCGGGGCCTTGGTCCAGAGGTCGGCGCTGGTCATCAAACGGTGCGGCTCGGTGCCGGGAGAGGCGGCTTGGTCGATGCTCACCTCGCGAAGCTGGGCCTCGGTTTCGGAGTCTTCCCGGCTTTTGCAGGCCGAGAGCAGGATCGCGGCGGCTGAAACCGCCAGCAACGGAAGGATCGGAATCATGGGTGCCCCTTGTCGTCTAACGGAGATTTATCGTCCGAACCCGGCCGCTGTTGCGGGCCTTATCCGGCGGTGGCCGCCAGCCGGTGGGCAATGCCGCCGGAGAGCGGCAGGACCTCCGGCCGAGTGAAGCCGTGATCCAGCAGCAAGCGGCTGTACTCCTCGACGCTCAGGAAATGCTGGATCGAATTTTGGAGGTACTCGTAAGCCTTGCGGTGGCGCGAGACCGCCCCACCGATCCGAGGAAGGACGTACTTGCCATAGGTGCGGTAAAAAAGCTTGGAGAAAAGCCGTTCCGGCCGGAAGAACTCCAGGACGACGAGCTTGGCTCCCGGCTTCATCACGCGGCGAATCTCGCCGGCCGCCTTCTCTCTCTCCTCGAGGTTGCGGATGCCGAAGGCGCAGACCACGGCGTCGAAGCTTCGCTCGGCGAAGGGCAGGCGATGGCCATCGGCGCCGATGCGGTGAGCCTTGGCCAGGCCCCGAACTTTGCCGCGGCCTTCCTCGAGCATCGCGACCGCGAAATCGGCGGCAAAGACTTCGGTCTTGGGGAACTTCTTCAGGATTTTTTGGGTCAGGTCCAAGGTGCCGGCGCAAAGATCGAGAACCCGGCCCGGCGCTTCTTTTCCAAGGGCGGCGACGACCTTGTCGCGCCAGCGCTTGTCGACCGAAAAGCTCAGGAAGTGATTCAGGAAGTCATAGCTCGGGGCAATCTGGGTGAAAAGCTGTTGGATTTCCTTGGACACCCGACCTCTATAGGCGTCCGGCCGGCGCTTGTAAAGCGGCCTCTCCCGGTGGGGGAATCCCCCAGCTGTAAACCCGGTGAATCCCGATTGTGAGTAAAAAATTCGCGGTTTACACCTAATGAGAAAACAAATCCGGGTGCCGAGATGAGTCTTTTTTTGCGAATAAACTGTGTCAAATCCGAAAATGAGCCGCCGAATCCCTTGACCGAACTATTGAAAGGCCGAAGCTTTTTTCCCGTTCGCAGAAAACAGGTTCTTTTCCATGAGGGACACCCGGCCCTCGGCGTCTACTACCTCGAAGCCGGCCGGGCCAAGGTCTATAAAACCGGCTGCAATGGCCGGCCTTACATTCTCTTCTTCGCCGGCTCCGCCGAGCTGCTGAACGCCGAATGCATCCTCGAGTCCGGCGAATTCGCCACCAGCGCCGAAATGCTGGAGGACGGCCG containing:
- a CDS encoding ABC transporter permease, with the protein product MSWKIFLAEKYLRSPAKRGIRLVLRLAVFGVALGVATLTLTQSVMSGFEKVFRESILGFNAHLVLLKQGEMEDIPAEEKAIQAKLGADYRGGTPFLYREGLLVAKGRVKGAVLKGIDPLTFNRVYAVKVRPFSRTQVPAKIEDLLKTDKGLPALVLGSDLAKELEVEGLGSTLKIFLPKRGAEKGGEENFRTFEVTGVFSTGLYEYDHGFAFVDLQTLQGLLEAEGRASGIEMVIRDPAAAEAIAENLEAGLSPAYQAVSWQRLNGPLFSALHKERLMFLIIMAMVVAVASFNIVGVLLLMIFDKAREISILRSLGATVGGLQRVFAYQGLAIGAVGGILGIGLGAGIAWLVQRTEWLKLEKEVYLVERLPVEWSPEVALTVGAVTLAVTLVASLVGVSRLKRSGLDL
- a CDS encoding YicC/YloC family endoribonuclease, whose amino-acid sequence is MIKSMTGYGIAQGKVGDRRVVVETKSVNHKFCEVNLRLSPRFSFLEGKISEAAKIFFSRGRIDILVKEEPGAVREVPARVDLAKLKAYHKTLKEAAKSLKIGEEVGLNVLLTLPDVVITEEEEDLEKLWKQLEVLLKKSFAALEKMREREGEGILRFLKSEIGILDREVKVIVGKVPDNVEHHRRQLEERIAKLAQGVELDPQRLAQEVAYFVDRTDISEELQRLQHHFGHFHEILRESGPLGRKLDFLLQEMNREANTLSAKAQSAEISQRVVNCKHSLEKIREQVQNVE
- the bamA gene encoding outer membrane protein assembly factor BamA, which encodes MKRVLFFLIIGFFAAAPAWGQERIADIAVQGNRTIESQLILSQIHSQKGGVYSRELVSEDVARIYKLGFFEDVEVDKSSAAGGVKLTFLVIEKEPIEKIVIEGNKKVGENKIREAITVKVNAPPDNKKIAQSIEAIKEIYSKEGYGGTVIQTETHGKNLVFKIKETKGEVVKGINFEGNTVFSDRKLRGMIRTKKKNFLSFLTGSGKYQEELVDQDIALITYNYLNKGYMKIRVGQPKVEYSSEKEGLILTYFIDEGDPYRIGNISFSGDILTTKEELFTKLDTMKGNLYSQKIMEGDLQKLTEFYGNQGYAFANINPETNLDDASKTADINFAVDKGQRVYIERINITGNTITRDKVIRRELRVVENSLYNESLVRLSKRKLEQLGFFETVEVSTPRGSSDDKLVLNINVKEKPTGTFSVGAGFSSAESFLFTASVSKNNFMGLGINGSINAELSGKRQQFSVMYTDPYFLDSNWILQVNGFRITSNYEDFRRKSFGGEIDFGRRIFDFSSFSVGYRIEDVSLDDFDLIVPEFFRLNADGLSSSLVAQINRDTRNNPIITTKGTYFNGTMEYAGNGLGGDVDFLRLSGNARVFVPLWKNSVLKFNGRIGWIKSLNDEPVPLFERFFTGGINSLRGYEFRSVGPSITIPDGITGKDQDFVYGGNKMLIFNLEYEFPIYDAAGFRGVVFVDAGNAYAEDEDMNPLKMRADFGAGVRWLSPFGPLRFEWGFPFKRHEGEKRSVFNFTIGSFF
- a CDS encoding ABC transporter ATP-binding protein, which codes for MAVQIEARNLHKSYGEGAERVEVLKGLDLDIEAGEALAVLGASGAGKSTLLHLLGTLDKPSEGRVTFEGVDWFQRRDAELSGFRNRTMGFVFQFHHLLPMLSALENVMLPGLIGGQPKAEAAAAAEALLAKVGLKDRLKHRPSELSGGEQQRVAIARALVMKPKVLFADEPTGNLDSRTGDEVADLMLDLHDERRMTLVIVTHNERLAQRLPRGVRMADGRVTRFEKHP
- a CDS encoding OmpH family outer membrane protein, which produces MKRWKYLLAAVLLFSMHAVAQAQALKIGLVDFQKALNDVEEGKRAKAQLKAQFDQKQNALTAKQDSLKALKDQLENQRAALSAEAFKAKEAEYRDKFLDLQKTLGQFRNEIATKEAELTQSIIVRLRGAVQSVGQKGGYNLIFETSQDAVLYAPGATDLTAQVIQAFNSGGGGAAK
- a CDS encoding FHA domain-containing protein; this translates as MSGGKRVVAVFEITEGKNKGQVVKLPEGTCKAIGRSLDDINKTQVFSMDFTMSLDDFTKKLIMNYIAKKSPQDKKINQEASTDTIGNFKRLPDLVLDDPAISRLHAMIFHDSNGAGVLDLVSKNGTFVNGEEVESKSLQNGDLVEVGGTKMVFAYK